In Deinococcus psychrotolerans, the genomic window TGAAGGTCTTGTGTAGGAATTTGTGGCAAGCTCCGCACAGCATCACGGTGGGCAGGGCGTGGATTTTGACGCCGCGCCGCCGGCCCTGCGATTTGGGAATCAGGTGGTGCTCGGTCAGGCTGGGGGTCTGCCGCTGGCACAGGCCGCAGCGCGGCGCGTCGGTGGGCGGCGGCGGCCAATCCGAGTGGGGTAGACGGCGAGGCACTCTTCAGGATGGCGCAGTACGCAGCGGGGAATGGTGGCTTTTTCTAAAATGCGTATTGGGAAACGTCTTTCGGAAGCGGGCGGTGGCGGAGTCTACGCCCTTTACGGTAATGACAAAAAAACCGCCCCACATTGGGAGGCGGTTTTCTTATTGATTTTTATGGCTTGCCGATTACTCGGCGGAGATGCGGGCCAGCGCTTTTTCGTCGCGCAGGGTGATCTTGCCGTAGCCCGCGCTGATCACACCGTCGCGGCTGAGTTCGCCGACCACTTTGGTGACGGTTTCGCGCACGCTGCCCACGGCGGCGGCCAGTTCGTCATGGGTGGCGTAGATCATGGTTTCGCCGCTGTCGAGCTGGCTGGCCAGTGCCGTGTCTTTGAGTTCCAGCAGTTCGCCGGCGATGCGTGCCCGCAGACGCTTGCCCACGAGGCGGTAAATGCTTTCGTAAGCGCGTTCGAGCGTGCGGACGAGGTGGGTGGTGACTTCGAGGTTGTCCTCGTTGCTCATCAGCGCGGGGTTGATCACGTCCACGGTGCTGTCGGTCACGGCTTCAGCGAAATACTGGCGGTCTGAACCGGCCAGGGCTTCTTCACCAAAATACTGACCGGGCTTGACGTAGCGCAGGGTCAGGCCATTGCCGTCGTCGTCCATGGTGTGGATTCGGACGAGGCCGCTGGCCACCCGGTAAAGCATTTCGGACTTGCCGGGATAGAGGATCACGACGCCGGGGCGGTAGGTGATGGTGTCGACAAAAGTTTTTTCGAGGAGCATGGTTGTGCCTCCTGAGGCTGAGTGGTTGCGGAGCCAAGTCAATCCTGGCGATGAACACAGTCTACACTTAAGTCACAATTTTGTAAACAGTTTTGTTTCTTTAATCAATGTTTAGATCACAAATGTAAGAAGTCTGACATGACTCACATTCTTTGCCTTCTGATTTGGCAATACTCAGAAAAAGCAGCGCTGGGCGCTCAAGTTTGATGAGTGATTCCTAAAGTGAAACGTGAGCAAAGCTCCAGATGATGTGTAGTTGGTGAGTCAGAGAGTACGTGGCCGACAGACCCATAAAAAAGAGCAAAGGCTGCGAATGGCCTTTGCTCTTTTTGTAGACTTTTACGGCACTTACAATTCGTCTTCGCGGCGCACCGAGAAGGCGCTGATGACACGGTCTTTGTCCTGAATATTGATGACCTTGACGCCCTGCGCATTGCGGCCCGTCACGCGGATGTCGTCCACGCGGGTGCGAATCACGGTGCCTTTCTCGGTCAGCACCATCAGTTCCTCGTTGCCACCCACGCGGGTGAGCGCCACCAGGCTGCCGGTTTTTTCGGTCACGTCCAATGTGATGACGCCCAAGCCGCCGCGCCCTTTGCTGGGATAATCACCGACAGGAGTGCGCTTGCCCAGACCGTATTCCGAGACGGCCAACAGTTCACTGTTCTCGTCGCCGCCCGGTACCAGCGTCATGCTGACCACTTGGTCGCTTTCGCCCTCGCGCAGGCGAATGCCGATGACGCCCTGGGTGGCGCGTCCGGTGTCGCGCACTTCGGCAGAGTCGAAGCGCATGGCCTTGCCGTTCTTGGTGGCCAGCACCACATGGTCGCCGTCTTGCACGATGCCCACGCCGATCAGCTCGTCGTTGTCTTGTAAGTTGATGGCGATCAAACCCGCCGAGGAGATGTTGGAATACTCGGTGATCAGGGTTTTCTTGATGATGCCGTTCTTAGTGGCGAACACGAAGCAGCCCGCTTCATCAAAGCCGCCCACGCTCAGCACCGAGGCGATATTTTCTTCCTCGCGCAGGCCCGGCAACAGGTTGCGGATGTGCGAACCCTTGGCATCGCGCCCGGCTTCCGGCAGATCGTAAATCTTTTCGTGGAAGACGCGGCCCTTATCGGTGAAGAACAGCAGGTAATCGTGGGTGCTGCCGACAAAGACGCGGGTGTTGATGTCTTCCTCGCGCAGTTTGCCGCCCGACGAGCCGCGCCCGCCGCGTTTTTGTTCACGGTAAGCGTCCAGATTGGTGCGCTTGAGGTAGCCCGCCCGCGTCATGGTAATGACCATATCTTCCACGGCGATCAAGTCTTCGCGGTTGATGTCCTCTTCGTCTTCGGTGACCACGGTGCGCCGCTCGTCGCCGTACTTTTCGCGCAACTCGCGCAGCTCCTTGCGAATCTCGCGCCACAGCAGCTTTTTGTCGCCGAGGATGCTCTCCAAACGGGTCACGATGGTCATCAGTTCGTTGTACTCGCCTTGCAACCGCTCGCGCTCCAGGCCGGTCAGGCGTTGAAGGCGCATATCCAAAATCGCCTGCGCCTGAATGTCGTCGAGGGCAAAGCGCAGCATCAAACCGTCTTTGGCCTCGCTGCCGGTGTTGCTGCGGCGAATCAAGGCGATGACTTCGTCGATGTGATCGAGCGCTTTAAGCAGCCCGTTCAGGACGTGCGCCCGCGCTTTGGCCTGCTTGAGCTCGTAGACGGTGCGGCGCGTCACCACGTCGGCGCGGTGGGCCAGGAAGTACATCATGGTGTCGATCAGCGGCAACACGCGCGGCTGGCCGTCCACGATGCTGAGGTTCATCACCGTGAAGGTGGTTTGCAGTTGGGTGTATTTATACAGCTGATTGAGCACCAACGTCGGCATGGCGCTGCGTTTGAGTTCCACCACGATGCGGACGGGGTCTTTGCGGTCTGATTCGTCGCGCAGAGCCGAGATATCAGGAATCTTGCCGGCTTTGTACATGGCCGAGATGGTCTGAATCAAGTTGGTTTTGTTGACCTGATAAGGAATCTCGGAAATGATGATTTGGTGCCGCCCGTTTTTCTCTTCGATGCGGGCCTTGCCGCGCACCTTGAGGCCGGAGTGTCCGGTCAGGTACGCTTCCCGGATCCCGCTTTTGGAAAGGCGGCCGCCGGTCGGAAAGTCGGGGCCGGTGACGTGCGTCATCATTTCGTCGAGCGTCATCAGCGCGGCTTTTTCCTGCGCGGTGTCGCCGGGCTTTTCGGTAATGGCCAGCAGGCCGTTGATGATCTCAGTCAGGTTGTGCGGCGGGATGTTGGTGGCCATGCCCACAGCAATGCCCGACGCGCCGTTGACCAGCAGATTCGGGAAGGCGGCGGGCAGCACGCTGGGTTCTTCGGTGGTCTCGTCGTAATTGGGCTTGGAGATCACGGTTTCTTTTTCCAAGTCGGCCAGCACTTCCTCGGCCAGTTTGGTCATGCGGGCCTCGGTATAGCGCATGGCCGCCGCCGCGTCGCCGTCCATGCTGCCGAAGTTGCCCTGCGGATCAACCAAGGTGTAGCGCATGTTCCACCACTGCCCGAGGCGCACCATCGCGTCATAAATAGAACTGTCGCCGTGCGGATGGTACTTCTTCATCACTTCGCCGACCACGGCCGCCGATTTGGCGTGCTTGTGGTTGCTCAACAGGCCTTCTTGCAACATGGCGTACATGATCCGGCGCTGCACCGGCTTCATGCCGTCGCGTACGTCCGGCAGAGCACGGTCAACGATAACGTTCATGGCGTAATTGATAAAATTGGTCTTGACTTCGGTGGTGATGTCAACAGGTAGGATTCCAGTCATGCATACTCCAGTTGGGGCCGCGCAGGAGCAGCTTTGTGAGCAGTCCATGCGGGTGAGGTGAGCCGTCAGCGAAGTCTACCACAAATTATGCTGTGAGCAGAATAGGGAAGCAGCTTGGCAACCTGTCCAGTATAGCGCAAAATCCCAGACTTTGCTTGTCGGTTTGCTCGTCTGGGCGCGGGGATTTGGCGACTTTTGAGGAATTGAGCAGGCTCTTAGGCCGGAACTTCAAACAGCCGAGGTTGTTGACTGGAGAGTTGGCTGCCCTGCTCACGCTCTGCTCCACCAACAAATTGCCTGCCGATAGCCAACCCCAGTCCTACCGGTACAGCGTTGCCAATCTGGCGGTACTGATCGCTGAGGCTGCCGCAAAACAGCCATTCATCAGGAAAGCCCTGAAGTCTGGCCGCTTCTCTGACACTGATGGGCCGGTGCTCGGTGGGATGACACATATCGGTGGCTTTCTGGGCCGGACTGGTGGTCACGGTGGGTGCAGGCTTGTCCCAACTCAGACGGCGGTAAAAGCCGACTTTGCCGCCGCCCGAATGGTACGCGCCGCCCATCGCCGCTTGCTGAAGTTCAGGCGGCAGGCTGCGCCAGTTGCCACCTTCAGGAACCAAACGCAAATACTGGAGCCGGGCTTCGCTGTACGGTTGGAAGTGGGGATGAGGGTCGTCGAGGTTACTCAGCGCGTCGCGCAAGGTGCGCCACCTCGGCAGCGAACCCCCGTGCTGAGCGTGAGTGGCGGGCGGCAAAGCCAGCGCTTCATGATCGCGTGAGCCGAGCAAGATAACCCGCTGGCGGCTCTGGGGCACGCCGTAATCTGCCGCGTTGAGCAGGCCGTAAACAAAGCTGTAGCCAATTCGCTGAAACTCGCTCAAAATCACTTCAAACGCCGAACCGCGCTGCTCTTCGGGACTGAGCGTTTTAGAAGCAGGGCCGCGCTCTGAAATGGGCCGGTGCTGAAGGGTGGCCGACAACAGACCGCGCACATTTTCCATTACGAAAAAGCGTGGTTGCAGGTCGTTGACCAGCCGCAAATAATCTCTGAAGAGGCTGCCACGCGGATCGTTGAGCGCTTCACGCCGCCCAGCAGTGCTGAATGGCTGACAAGGTGGCCCGCCAGAAACAAGAGTGACCTCACCGCGCTGAAGAC contains:
- a CDS encoding DNA cytosine methyltransferase, whose amino-acid sequence is MKDALTHISLFSGAMGLDLGLAAAGFDTLTAVELDRAARATIRQNTQAALPVFSDIQQVSAGDLLSATGLQRGEVTLVSGGPPCQPFSTAGRREALNDPRGSLFRDYLRLVNDLQPRFFVMENVRGLLSATLQHRPISERGPASKTLSPEEQRGSAFEVILSEFQRIGYSFVYGLLNAADYGVPQSRQRVILLGSRDHEALALPPATHAQHGGSLPRWRTLRDALSNLDDPHPHFQPYSEARLQYLRLVPEGGNWRSLPPELQQAAMGGAYHSGGGKVGFYRRLSWDKPAPTVTTSPAQKATDMCHPTEHRPISVREAARLQGFPDEWLFCGSLSDQYRQIGNAVPVGLGLAIGRQFVGGAEREQGSQLSSQQPRLFEVPA
- a CDS encoding helix-turn-helix domain-containing protein, whose protein sequence is MLLEKTFVDTITYRPGVVILYPGKSEMLYRVASGLVRIHTMDDDGNGLTLRYVKPGQYFGEEALAGSDRQYFAEAVTDSTVDVINPALMSNEDNLEVTTHLVRTLERAYESIYRLVGKRLRARIAGELLELKDTALASQLDSGETMIYATHDELAAAVGSVRETVTKVVGELSRDGVISAGYGKITLRDEKALARISAE
- the gyrA gene encoding DNA gyrase subunit A — translated: MTGILPVDITTEVKTNFINYAMNVIVDRALPDVRDGMKPVQRRIMYAMLQEGLLSNHKHAKSAAVVGEVMKKYHPHGDSSIYDAMVRLGQWWNMRYTLVDPQGNFGSMDGDAAAAMRYTEARMTKLAEEVLADLEKETVISKPNYDETTEEPSVLPAAFPNLLVNGASGIAVGMATNIPPHNLTEIINGLLAITEKPGDTAQEKAALMTLDEMMTHVTGPDFPTGGRLSKSGIREAYLTGHSGLKVRGKARIEEKNGRHQIIISEIPYQVNKTNLIQTISAMYKAGKIPDISALRDESDRKDPVRIVVELKRSAMPTLVLNQLYKYTQLQTTFTVMNLSIVDGQPRVLPLIDTMMYFLAHRADVVTRRTVYELKQAKARAHVLNGLLKALDHIDEVIALIRRSNTGSEAKDGLMLRFALDDIQAQAILDMRLQRLTGLERERLQGEYNELMTIVTRLESILGDKKLLWREIRKELRELREKYGDERRTVVTEDEEDINREDLIAVEDMVITMTRAGYLKRTNLDAYREQKRGGRGSSGGKLREEDINTRVFVGSTHDYLLFFTDKGRVFHEKIYDLPEAGRDAKGSHIRNLLPGLREEENIASVLSVGGFDEAGCFVFATKNGIIKKTLITEYSNISSAGLIAINLQDNDELIGVGIVQDGDHVVLATKNGKAMRFDSAEVRDTGRATQGVIGIRLREGESDQVVSMTLVPGGDENSELLAVSEYGLGKRTPVGDYPSKGRGGLGVITLDVTEKTGSLVALTRVGGNEELMVLTEKGTVIRTRVDDIRVTGRNAQGVKVINIQDKDRVISAFSVRREDEL
- a CDS encoding HNH endonuclease, with product MPRRLPHSDWPPPPTDAPRCGLCQRQTPSLTEHHLIPKSQGRRRGVKIHALPTVMLCGACHKFLHKTFSNAELAGELNSVDALLEQESVQRFVAWLSKQPATKGVKVR